The following coding sequences lie in one Oryctolagus cuniculus chromosome 7, mOryCun1.1, whole genome shotgun sequence genomic window:
- the LOC100354542 gene encoding chymosin yields the protein MKCLVVLLAVLALSQGGEITRIPLYKGNTLRKALKEHGLLGDFLKKHQVELSRKRSHSGMVANEALTNYLDVQYFGKIQIGTPPQEFTVVFDTGSSDLWVPSIYCKNKACKIHRRFDPTKSSTFQHMHKPLYIQYGTGSMQGVLGYDTVTVAGIVDTHQTVGLSTKEPGDVFVYSEFDGILGMGYPNIAFPHSVPVFDNMMHKHLVAQDLFSVYMSRSGEGSMLTLGGIDSQYHTGDLHWVPVTVQGYWQFTLDRVTVDGKVVACERGCQAILDTGTSLLIGPDSEILHIQRAIGASEGEYGEFGFSCKSLSSKPAVVFEINGRKFPLSPSAYTNKDKGLCYSGFEGGSQLWILGDVFIRAYYSVFDRANNRLGLATAI from the exons GATCCCGCTGTACAAAGGGAACACGCTGAGAAAGGCCCTCAAGGAGCACGGGCTTCTGGGAGACTTCCTGAAGAAGCACCAGGTCGAACTGAGCAGGAAGCGCTCCCACTCCGGCATGGTGGCCAATGAGGCCCTGACCAACTACCTGGAT GTTCAGTACTTTGGGAAGATCCAGATTGGGACACCACCCCAGGAGTTCACCGTCGTGTTTGATACAGGCTCTTCGGACCTCTGGGTGCCCTCCATCTACTGCAAGAACAAGGCCTGCA AAATCCACCGGCGCTTTGACCCAACCAAGTCCTCCACCTTCCAGCACATGCACAAGCCCCTGTACATCCAGTATGGCACAGGCAGCATGCAGGGCGTCCTGGGCTACGACACGGTCACC GTCGCTGGCATCGTGGACACACACCAGACTGTGGGCCTGAGCACCAAGGAGCCTGGCGATGTCTTCGTCTACTCGGAGTTCGACGGGATCCTGGGCATGGGCTATCCGAACATCGCCTTCCCTCACTCGGTGCCGGTGTTTGACAACATGATGCACAAGCACCTGGTGGCCCAGGACCTGTTTTCAGTTTACATGAGCAG GTCTGGCGAGGGAAGCATGCTCACACTGGGCGGCATCGACTCCCAATACCACACAGGCGACCTGCACTGGGTGCCCGTGACTGTGCAGGGATACTGGCAGTTCACCCTGGACAG GGTCACCGTGGACGGCAAGGTGGTGGCCTGTGAGCGGGGCTGCCAGGCCATCCTGGACACAGGCACTTCCTTGCTGATCGGTCCCGACAGCGAGATCCTCCACATCCAGAGAGCCATTGGGGCCTCAGAGGGGGAGTATGGAGAG TTTGGCTTCAGCTGCAAGAGCCTGAGCAGCAAGCCTGCAGTGGTCTTTGAGATCAACGGCAGGAAGTTCCCACTGTCGCCTTCCGCCTACACCAACAAG GACAAGGGCTTGTGCTACAGCGGCTTCGAGGGCGGTTCCCAGCTGTGGATCCTGGGGGATGTCTTCATTCGGGCGTACTACAGTGTCTTCGACAGGGCCAACAACCGCCTGGGACTGGCCACAGCTATCTGA